The sequence GTGATGATCTAAACAAGGACTGTGATATTTTGTATTGTGTGATCAACATGTTGTAAAGAAAACAAACACATAGGCCACCACCCACAGCTGCTAGAGCTGACCAACTAGTGAAAATACGTGTAGTCAGCAAAGTTTGCTAAGATACGGGGTTTGTGACTGTGATGGTCCCAgctctgaataattattgtggttattattatattgtggTTATAACTCCTACTTGAGATAAGTGCACACACTGCCCACTAACAGATAACACATTCCAACGGTACCAGGTTAAATAAACTTCAAAGCCTTAAAATCACCAAAAGCAGTTGTTATATTTAGCACTGCTTCTGCACTGATCTACTTGAATGATCAACTTACGACAATTTTGATCAAGTATGCACACGTCACAGGCAGTGCCAGTCCAACCAATAGAACAGCTGCACAATACAATTATTAATACAATTATTAATACAGTGCGTGCAATTCAATAAAAGTCAAAACATCATGCTAGCTGCAAGGTGAGTCAATTACGCCGTACTTTAATTAGTAATCAAGCTAGCTTTTTAGTAAATCTTGTGCCATTATTGTATTTTTAGTGACTACCTTGAGCCATAGCTATATTATACAccaggtatatatacactgtacagtcatgtaacaGTTATATATACTTCCTGTACTAATAATAATCCCCTTATCTGCAACTTAACGTTACATATTATATATTTACGGTGGACTCTACAGAGCTCCAGCTCCAACTCTCAAACTCACCTGCAAGTGTTGGGCCCAATGCAGTCACCATTGACACAAGCAGGAGAGCAGCTATCTGTATTGGTGTTTTGGGGAGATTTAGTTTCAAGATGACACCACGACAAGAACACAACAATCATACATTAAAAATCATAAACAGACATATATAAATATCGAtgtattacacacacacacacatacacacgcgcacacacacatggaacatacgcacacaccacGGACAGTCACTCACTATCAAGACAGTTTGGCAAGCCGGTGTAGCCATCCAAACACACTCTGTTCCCATCATTATCGCAGCTATAGTAACCAGTTGCGTCATTACTTGGGACACATTCTGTGAAACAGTTATCTCCATAGAAATTGTCCAAACACACCACTTGCAGCTGCACTCTCATGGAGACCTTGTTGAAAGTTCCCGTGTAAGTAGCGTCTACTAGACCGTCTGATGGACGTATTGAACTTTGTAAAATAATTCGGTCGACAAGATCGTTGGAAATAACGTCGTAATCCTCGATCTGAATCCTAAAGTCATAGTTAATCTAGGAGAAAATTTATGTGTCAGTTTGAATAATTGTGCCAAGGACAGAGCACGAATTCATTAATTATTTCAAGCTGCCCATACATGTCGGCtgcatagctacatgtataccagcTAAAATATTTACAATGATCCTCGCCTATGCTGTGTTAACTCTGGGCTGCTGCCAAAAATGAGGTCACCACAATGTCATGCAATCACCTTTAACCGCCTGGCACATAATTAAAATATACTTGACACACCCTAAAACCAAACACTGCATTTGGAGGgaccaataataattatgtagaattcGTGTAAAAACTTACAGTCCATGGGATGGCACCACTGGATATCACATCTGTAGCTCTATAGACGATAGggtttgaaaaggctgtattGGGTATGAGTGGTTGTCCTAGGGTGAATGTATGTGGAGATCCCACTATATAACTGGACCCAGTGATAGTGCTTCCCAGGACACAGTTAACATTTCCTGGTACCGGGCTCAAGCAGAAACGAAATGTATACTCGCAAGTGGTCTCCCCGATATCACAGCTCAGTCCATTTGAATCCGTATTCGAGGGATTTTGAAAGCTGAGTATTCCAACTTTAAATTGATACCTTGCCTCCACTAGTACCTGCACAGAGAAAGCCATGCAAGCTCACATTGTTGTGTGTACGCGCTGGCGCTTAGTTTGAGCCGTCTTCCGTAATTTTTCtcctatagatctatatgaaTTTTGGTACCAGAGAATATCCTCAGGTTATTATCTAATGATCTCATAGACCAATACAGTACTAGGTACTACAATTAAGTATTGTAGATCACTGGCTTCATAACAGAAGCTCCTAGCTAGATAGTGCATACTCATTGCAGCTATTCTCTAGCAGACTAGCTACATGCATTATATACCTGGCCTATTGTATATCTCATGTAGTGAGTGCAATGTATACATACCGTAAATGCAGTGAGAAAaaagcagagagctgcaactAGTCTCATCTCTCCCATCTTTCTTCGCTGTTTCTAACTTTTTTTTCTGTGGTAGATTCCATAAACGATAACAAACTGATTGCCTCATTCCATGGGCGTGCACCAATCTAGTTCGGTAATTAGCCGCACTTGACAAAAACCTTTAAATCATACcattacaaacacacacattattataataattatacaaaatgcATATgaataaataaaaaaaaatagtGCTCAGTTATTGCTGTCTTTCCTCCAGTAGCGTAGTATTAGTACGACTGTGGGAAATGTGACTGCGTTCACAATAAAACCTCTGGCCATCGTTGAATTAAGGCCCCTAAAAAACATCAAGTATCGTCCATAACCTGTTTTACCTCCTTCGTGGAACGTCTTCCTAAAGCAGTCTATTGAATTGGAGTAAATTTCTTTGCCAAACATGCCGTCGACTTGTAGTCTTGATTTGACAACATCCACGGGATATGACATAATCCATGTGTTGATTCCACTTATACCTCCGCAAAGACACAGGGTGACCGGGTGTATGGTGTCTCGATGCTCATTCTTGAAAATCCTCATGGACAAATTGCACAGATAATCGTAGGAAGCAAAATAACAACCAAAACCTGGGACCTCCCTCGCCATGGTGATCAGGGTCCCCTTGTACAGCCCCCGGAGACCCGCCTTCTTGTACACTTGCACAGTAGCGTCCCAGGGATCTTTGTACACCATCTGCGAGTCAACATGGTGGATTTCAAACAGCTGAATCGGATTTGTTTGTGCCTGCATTCTCAGCTTGATGAGCTCAATAGGACAACAGATGAAAGTCTGAAGAGCTCCAGCTATGCCGCCGGCGATGAATGAATTGAGGTAAGTTCGTTCCATTCTTCTCATCATGTTGTGCTGGACTCCAAACACTATAGCATTAATGAAAGCCATCCCAATCATTGGAGAGAACATGCCTTTGTACAGAGCTCTCACCTGCAGATTATGTGTGCAGTATGCATATTTGATATTAGTTAGCAGGTTGTCAGATTTTGAAGTAGAAGGGGAAATATtgtgctaaaaaaaggtcaactactatttcaataccctgttacaGTAATTTTTATTGACTGTATGGTCATAGTCAAATGTCATTTGTGCCTGGTCATACTGACTGGACACATGCATGGTAAACGTCCAGTCAATGACCGATGGCAATGTAATATCTAAAACTGCTGTTAGTATGTATGTAACATTGCCGGCTATGggcactcagtcatacaagtAGTACCTGATAtacaaattttagggggggggaattggagccagaggggggATATCTTCCCTTCcctcccctgtatgacaccctgatataGCACCTGTAAAACAAATTAACCACGTGCAGTGGAATCCGCCACCtaaatgccaggaaaccaggTCCCAAAATAAACAATTAATGCACACAAAAATCCCTTTGTTCTTTATAACAGCCAAAATTAACTTTGTAAGGTTTCACTTTAGtactatacagtagactctcgttaattcggtcacccttgggaccatgcagcttggccggaatagcgaggtggctgtatttcgggaaatagccgcggctcgAAATTAATGACCAATTTTGCACATATacctcgaggataatgaatcattctgctctctatttaagtctctatttaagtgtaatctgcctaaccacacccaaaacgtcatatctggCCTGTTACATTGAAAATCttgtttggggcagccagcactggccagtacacggaatagcgagtggcagggtgagttttgtgcagtaaacatctagctagcattccgtgccaaaccaaatggccggtatatcgaggtggccgtacttcagagggCCGGGATAGTGAGTCTACTGTAGTACATTGTGTATGAGAATAATTCCTTGAATTGCACCATGCATAAACACTAACACAGGCAAGGTGTAAAGTAATCAAGGTGTCTATGATTTGATAACAACACCTACCCCTTCTTTGTTGATGATCTGACTGAAGCAGTTGATGGTACCCTTGTACTTCCGAGGTACAGTATCCAGCTGCATCCTggcctgtgcgtgtgtgtgtgtttgtgtgtgtgtgtgtgtgtgtgtgtgtgtgtgtgtgtgtgtgtgtgtgtgtgtgtgtgtgtgtgtggggggggggggttgctCATGATATCATAATGACTACCACATACATAGAGGCAGCTAAGGTACAAAGTAACCgagcaacaacaacaaaagCTGGTATTTTGTATGATAAATATCATCAAAGGTATACCATAAACATGAGACTGTGCTCAAAGTAACAATGACAACACATTAATAAAAGTGGAAGCAACCTGAGATCCTAATTTGGCGTAGTCACAAACTAAGATTCCAAAAGGAATTCATCTATATAGTGACTTCATTGTTGTAAAAAGGAATTCAAGAGAAAAATGTGTCCACttaaattaatattaaatcTGATGCTCGCTCACCTTGACCGTGTCAAACGGGTGCCCTGCCACCAAACCAGTGACACCTGTAGAATTAGGGAACTGTTATAACAGACTGGCACACGAGACACTAGGTGTATTCGTACTTCCTATTATAATAGTAATATTAAAATGTTCGCGTCCACACTACCCTATTGAAACGTTTGAGTCCACACTACTATTACTGTACTGCACAGTACTAATAACTTAAACATACAATTGACATGCTAGACTGAAGACATTTGATACTGATTCTATGTATGCCATTTTCTAAGGAAGATAAGCTAGCTCTAGATATGCTAGATGGGGAGATTCCAATTTTACAGAATCTCACCTCCAAACCACCCAGCTACAAAGTCCTGAGCAAAGTGGTGGTCATTCTCAATCTCATCCTTCTCGATCTCATGCATGCCCTGCTGAAGTAGGCTGGCATTTGTTTAGACTCAAGCTTCAACTATAATAAACAGCTCCAGACACAACACACGAGATGCTTGTGATCGTATGGTCGGTCTTTTACTCTCTGTGGTCTGAGAAACGCCCACCTTTaattagttataattataccccccacacacctcctAACCCACCCATGTGATTAGTCTCGTGATCAGCCTAGCCTCGAATGTGTCAAGGTGCGGCTAATTTATGATACTACCAAATCTCGAGGTATGGCCGGCTTAAAGTGAATTAATGATGGCTGCAAGAAGAGCTGTCATTTGCATGCAAATCTACCAAGATGCAGCTCTGATAATCGAGTCACAGCAGTACAGGAGAGACTGCTTACAACTACTAGCTAAGAAATTCCCTCTGTGAGTTGCTTTATGCTCACAAATTAACACACCAATTATACAGAATTCCGCAAGAGACATTATTGAGTATCTACTCACAACGATACCAGGTGAGAGGAAATCAACATGTGCACTGTTATATAGCAAGTTCACCATTGTAGCAACATACCAAACAAGTGCATCACGCTCACCGGCAGGCAATGAAGGAATACTATGATCAGTGAGTAAAAATTGACTCTACACATTATTTATATTTGCTGTTTAGGTATCAGAGCAGGAATGCGTGCCAAGAGAGCTCAGAATCATTGCTATTGGAAATGGCAAATGAGGTAGGAGTTTATGCAAGTACAATCATACCTAATTATCTTGTATCTGACTGATGATGTATGTTCTAGATTCTGTTCTCACCGGCATTATTTGCACGGATGATTCTGGAGGAACACATTCGGAGGAACAATTTGATCCCAGTCGAAACAGGTAAGTATCAAGTGGAACTGAGAAAGTGCTCACTTCCtcactgtgtgcgtgtgcgttaCAGCTGCTAGCAGTATAGTGAGCCAATGGGTGAAGTCTCCACACTTGATACAAGACACTGCCCTACAACATCAAGTTAGACAAGTGAGTATAAAATGTATCACGTCCTTAGAGGTATAAAATTTATCTCTATAGTGCATTCTGACTGACACCAATTATGGACCTCTTGGGGAAAACCTGAAACAGTATCCTTtcacttataattatcaggaGCACGTGAGGAGATATCCTCGTGTGCTTCTGATTTAATCTATCTAACCAGCTGTCAGTTGATTGAATCCTTGACAACTGTCACTATCTCTGTTGGACATCAGTACGAATTCTTACTGCTGGAGAAAATTAAGGAGCTGAGAATTCCCTACCTAGGTGAGTCGGTAACGTAACCTAGCTAATTAAGATATCTGGCTTGTAGCTTTACAACTTCTCGTATGGGAAAACCCCTAGCAGAGTTACTCAGGCTTATAGCTTTCATAATGGGAAAACCCCTAGCTGCATGAGCTCTGGCTAAAACCCCTATAGCAAAGGTGTGGCTTGTAGTTTAACCATAGCTCTcttagatgtacatgtaagttacGTAGTATTACACAATAGGGTGGCATGGACAGTGTGAGGAATGTGTTTACTCCATTAGTTGGTAGACTTCAATATTATTTTGCACCTTGACCTCTTCTTGAGATGGAATTGAGCAAGGATGCAATAATCCAGACCCTGCAGCTGGAGAAGCTGGTAGACCCTGATGGTGGCTACTATAGGAGAACTTACAACTCACCTCACACTGTCAGCATCACCAGACCTGATGGAAGCACTGTGCAGAGAAAGACAATGACCTCCATCTATTTTATGCTCACCAACGACAGAAAAATCGGATATCTGCACAAAAACGAGTGCGATGTGATGCTCTACTATCAACTAGGCCTCCCAATAAAATTCATTTTCCTCCACCCAGATGGAAAATTGGAGGAAAGTGTTTTAGGGCCAGGGATTTTGTCCGGAGAGAAGCTACAACTTTTTGCCCCAGGGGGTGTGTGGATTGGCTCTGTTTTAACAACTGATGGGCCAGGGGGGTGTGACTTTGGCCTGTCCAGCGAGGCTGCTAGCCCAGGGTTTGAATATTGCGACATGACAATGGGAACTGAAGAACTCATGCAATCACTGTACCCTCAACATTGGGATATCGTGAAGCTGTTCATGCCGCCCCTAAAGAGAATGTCAAGTGGACCACcttaaattattatgtcattgtAATCATGAATAATATTGATGAATATGTAATTATCTTTTTGTGTGAACCTAAATGTGTGCTTTTTGTAATATTGAAGAGCAGTGAAAATGAACAAGAATTCCGTGATTGAGAAGCTTCAGTTACAGCAGCACATTGAAGGAGGGTACTTCGGAAGAACGTACGCTTCctcgcacacactcacaatgGATGGCATCCCCACGAGTGTGAGAGTTGCCATGTCTTCCATCTACTACATGCTGACTAAAGACAGCCCTATtgggtacacacacaagaaCCGCTCTGATATTGTACGCTACTACCAACTCGGACTGCCCCTCCGATACTTGACCCTCTACCCTGACGGACGTTTAGAAGAGACTATATTGGGACCAGACATACTAGCCGGTCACAAGCTACAGCTGCTAACTCCTGGAGGGACGTGGGTATCCACTGCCTTGGTGACCAAAGGGCATGAGGGGGAATGGGACTTTGGTCTCGTAAGTGAGGCGGTGACCCCCGGTTTCGACCCCTGTGATAGAGAACTGGCTACACTGAACGATATACATCCGAGCCACAAAAAGAGACTTGAACAGTTTATTCAACCTCATTCCTTAGAGTGAGGAGCAGATTACAGTAATCTGCCTCTGTTTAGAAATGTTGCTGGAATTGATCTCCAAATGCTGTGACGATCTAacagtacagtgtgtatacTGAATATGTGTAACCAAGAGTTCACTTGGTGTAACTCATGTGTAACTGCTCATAAGGttgtagcctcgaatccaggccgattaaaatcggCCTAGTCTCACTCGAGGCTAATAAGGTTGCAATGCAAGTACAACTATATGACTGTACTTACATACATTGGAGGCCATTGCAGCGTCTAATACTCTAGGTATACAGTATTTCTTGTTATACAGACGAGAGGGACTTGAGCTCTAGAGGCTACGACAAGACGCCAGACATCAAGCTTGAAGTACCTATTGCAGTGAATGGTCACATTGTGAACTGGATAGAGAGCAAAGCATCTTTTGGAGACGAGCTCAACCACAACAAGTATCTGGACGAGCAATTTTGGAGCTACACTAACAGGTCAATAGCAATTTTAAGCAGATTCTTTTATTATACGTATACACAAAAGTATCATGGTAGAAAATATGTATGTGCTCATTGTATGACTACTGTTATATGTCCGTGCAGGTTTGGTTCAGGGCTGGTGATTTATTGGTTTGGGTTCGTTCAGGAATTAGACGTACACGAGAAACAGGGGATCATGCTGACGGACCACTTCCCACCAAGATCAACAATCACTTTACTAGCAAACTGAATcaaactcataattatgaacttaATTTATCCTCTTATTATTTAATACCACTCTCAATCAATTAAAATGACAGATTATTCACAATgacaatacagtagactctagttaatccggtcacccttgggacagtgtagcttggccggaatagcgaggtggccgcatttcagaaaatagcaaCAAAAAAAACCCACTGAATAATGAATGCTTATCttccaaaccaaatggccggaaTATTgaagtggccgtacttcagaaaGCGGGAATAGAGAGAGTCGACTACTGTATAACATGAACATTAATGTTtgtgtatattatatacataatatcAGTCCTCAGAATCGGGGCTCAACTCTCTCAACGATTCAGTGACGAGTCTTGGGACACTAACCGTGTTATCCACTCTCAGAGCTTGTGCGAGGAACTTGCACACAGATGCAAACAGATAGTGTCTATAGCAACCGTCAAAGAACACACTACTATTGTGgctgctacatgcatgtgattacCACAAGCAGTTTTAGCAATTTTAAAACT is a genomic window of Halichondria panicea chromosome 15, odHalPani1.1, whole genome shotgun sequence containing:
- the LOC135348908 gene encoding mitochondrial basic amino acids transporter-like encodes the protein MHEIEKDEIENDHHFAQDFVAGWFGGVTGLVAGHPFDTVKARMQLDTVPRKYKGTINCFSQIINKEGVRALYKGMFSPMIGMAFINAIVFGVQHNMMRRMERTYLNSFIAGGIAGALQTFICCPIELIKLRMQAQTNPIQLFEIHHVDSQMVYKDPWDATVQVYKKAGLRGLYKGTLITMAREVPGFGCYFASYDYLCNLSMRIFKNEHRDTIHPVTLCLCGGISGINTWIMSYPVDVVKSRLQVDGMFGKEIYSNSIDCFRKTFHEGGKTGYGRYLMFFRGLNSTMARGFIVNAVTFPTVVLILRYWRKDSNN
- the LOC135348913 gene encoding CDAN1-interacting nuclease 1-like, yielding MMAARRAVICMQIYQDAALIIESQQYRRDCLQLLAKKFPLIPQETLLSIYSQRYQQHTKQVHHAHRQAMKEYYDQYQSRNACQESSESLLLEMANEILFSPALFARMILEEHIRRNNLIPVETAASSIVSQWVKSPHLIQDTALQHQVRQCILTDTNYGPLGENLKHSVGHQYEFLLLEKIKELRIPYLDERDLSSRGYDKTPDIKLEVPIAVNGHIVNWIESKASFGDELNHNKYLDEQFWSYTNRFGSGLVIYWFGFVQELDVHEKQGIMLTDHFPPRSTITLLAN